The segment ttttgccctatgtcagctgggattggctccagccccccatgaccctcatgtagaaGATAGAGCAGTAGAAAACAGACACATGGATGGACCATGAAACATATTTGTCCccaaaagaagacaaaagaaacactaaagacatttttaaatgaacccaaaaaaaaacaacacaagttaCTGCATATTACAAAATGTCATGTCAATCACATCAGACTGAATACAAAAATAGCTTCAACCAGGACAAGCAAAATCACATATTTGCTTAACTGCATGATGACAAACTGAAAATCCCTGGTTCGGAATGAGCTCTCAATTATTTTCAACTCAGGAAGGACTTGGCACAGAATCTGGATTCAAAAGGTGCAACCCAATCCCAGTAATCATCAACCTTAACAAAGAAATGACTCACTTTCCcgttctttcttcttcatgcGTTTTCGTCGCCTGTCAATAGAGGCCACCTCAGACTTGAGGGAGAGGTAGTGGTTCCTGATGTCCTGTAGTTTCTCTTGAAGAAAAGAAATCCTCTCCAGACTGCTCATCTTCTCCAGGTCAGCTGTGTAAAATGAGAGTAATGATTTTTAAataggacacagagaggagtacacacacacacacacacacacacaaactgacaaatGATCCTAATTTTTATTAATCATAGGTGacctgatggaaaaaaaaaagcctgccTGTCTTGGATTTTGGGACACTTACACATCTGGAAGCTCCACTTGTAAACACGTGGCGATCTTCCATGGTGGTGGTCTCGGTGGTGGCTGTGGTGGCTGTGGTCAGTTTCACCCTGCTTGTGGTACTTATGGCTCGAGGGTGGAGATCGTCCGTGACACTTGGGTGAGGTGGCAGCCTTCACGTCTGATGTATTGATCTTAGAGGCAGTTGATTTGGCAGTGCCCTCAGCAACAGACTGgtcctcactgtcactgctgttgGCTGAaggagagaagacaaaaaaaaatctaagtaCACTTAAAAGAGAAATTGTACAGCTTATAAAAAATACTCCAAGCCGTGGTAACTGAAGGGCCAGCAAGGTGTAGCAATCTATAGGTCTACTTACCTGTTTTCCTGTTCTTTTTGGGAGGCACACCTAGGCTCTTGCGGCTTGGCTTGAGTTTCTTTGAGGCTCCACCcgtctgtgtttctttctgtcGCTTCTGACTCACAGACGCTGcaacaagaaagaaatgaaaaatgaaagaaaatgatcaaataacagATGGACTGTGAAATGGACTGTGAAATGAACTGTCAGCATGTATTCCTTTAGTAATAAATCCTGTAGAAAAAGAATTAAATATCATTGAAAAATGCAGTGGTGCTGCCATTATGTGTGTACCTTTGGACTTCTGCTCGCTCTCCTGCTGGCAACTGCTGCTCAGCTCTAGgctgcaactgctgctgctgttgttgcaaGAGAGAGTGACTTCGAACACCTTTGAGGGGGAACCTGCCCCTTCATCCGGAGGGAGGTCTTGCAGCTCCCCACCCAAACTTTCCACTTCCACAGTGCTGCTGTCCGTCTCACTGCGCCCACCTGCCACCTCCTCTTGTACAGGACCTGGGGGAAGAGTATCACAAACAGTCTCTGAAGGCAAGACAGGGAGTGTGGCAGGCGGTGGAGAGGAAGGCTGTGCTTGACCAGAGTCCTCCACAGCACTGCCTCCTCCTGACGGGGACTCTGGTGTCGTTGGTGGTGTGTTGAGTACAGAGTCACTGCCGCTGCTTGGAAATTCCTGGAGTTTCTCGTTCTCCATCTGCTCCTCTGAGGCTTCATCCTCAGCTCCACCATCCTGTTCAAGACTTGGCTCCTCCAAGCAGGAGGGCACAGGTGGGGGAGGAGAATTGGCCGCCTCTGTGTCCGAGTCAGAGAACAACTCTTTAAGAGTTTTCTTTGGCCATTGTGCCTGGATGCTGGACCACACGTCCTTCTGTCCTTTAGACCGGACAGCAGGTCTTTCCTCTGCATTCCCAGATGTTTTGGCCCTCTTTTCTGGAATCTCCCAGAACCCAGCTTGTCTGCTACCTTTGCATTTCTCCTTCATCCCATTGTATTTCTTAGAGGGGGAAACTTTGGTTTTCGGACGGCCTCGATGTGTTTCCTCAGCCTGGGACTCGGCTGGAGCTCCACCCTCAGAATCTGAACTGCTGTTAGACGAAGGCCCCCTCTCGCCCCCAGGACCACCCATTCTCTCCTCAATTTTTCTGGGAGAGCCTCCGGGTAACCAGTCAGCACTCCTGGTGTTCCTCATCTTAGCTTTGGAGTGGCTTTTTGGAATCCTTTCTGCTGCACCTTCAGATTTCCTCTTCCTTGTGCTCGCCTCTCCCTCTGGCTCAGGTTGACTTCTGCGTTTCCCAGAATCTGTGCTCTCTGTGCTGACTACATCCTGGTGTTTCCCTGAGACTGATGGAGGTTTGGGGCCTTCAGGTGGAGCCCTGTTCTCCCAATGGTCCGACGTTTGTGCCAACTCAAATGGGGGCTTCTTGAGGCTGCCTCTGCTGCCTGGGTGATCCTCTTCATTATGctctccctcctcatcctcacactcACTTTCGTCTGTGGACATCTCTGAGGCTGAGGCAAACAAGAGAGGATGTCAGTTAGTTTGCAAAAGGATGCCAACACACCCAAATAAACCTCAGTCAGTAAAAACAGTCCTATACTGCTGCAAGTGTGCATGCGAACTAAAGGCTAATGAGTGGCGCTACCTTGCAAGCCATTGAGGATAGATGTAATTTCTATAGACTTGACGGAAGTCCCTTTGTCCTCACCCTCGTCCATCTTGGAAAATACATCCTGACTCAGGCCACATTTTGACCGTGGGGAGCGGTTAGAGTTGGGCGAAGGGCCGAGGACCTCTCTGTCATTGAGCCTCTCCAATCTGTCTCGCTCCCGTTCAGCTTTGTTCTGTGAGAATTAAACACAGTCAGTGAGTCATCTTATGACATCAAAACCAGGTTTAAGCTGAAAAGAGGCAACCTTATCAAACTCGtacctttatttttttgcgGTGCTTTATTTTTGGTACATTCTTATTGGCGGGCCGCACAATCTTGTCTGCTTTGATCCATTCATCGTATCTAAAGAAACAAGTACAAAGACAAGAGGAACCTTTATCATTAGGATCTTCGAGAGGGACTTGAATCTCTCACAGTACCCACCACACAAACATCTATACTGTCTGACCCCAACATGTTGCTGTGACACTGAAGAGCACAGGAAGAAATCCATTGTGTTTTGTGGGAAAAGACAAACCTTTACGATGGAGAAAGAAACAATATTAACACCGACCACCACACAAATCATATTCAACAGAGTTCCAACAGTACCAAGGGTGCTACTTGTGTCGTAtaaggaaaatgaaaagtttcACGATATCACACACGACAGACACAATGCAGAGAACATTCCACTGTTTTATAGAGTGCTAGAGGACCACACAACAACATTGAGACAATGAAATGCTGATTGCACTAGTTAACCTCTGTGTCATGGTACCCTAACACTCTACTTAACACTGCAGTAACCCTGACCCAcaggggagagggggagagggttGAGAGGTAGAGGTGAGTGTAGAAGCACTTTGGTTGGCCTTTCAGATAATTCAGAAAAGGGTAGCTCACATTACAAGACAATAATAGGATCTAAAACTTGGTCAATCAGAACCTCTGCTTGGATAAGTCCAGAGTTACACTGGTCAAATTTCAGCCTGTCTCTACATTTAGTCAAGAGACAGACAGCTgggggacagacagacaggggaTTCAGTCAAAACTGAGTGAGGGAAGCTGGGGAGTGATCCACAACAACCCAAAACTCAATTCTGTTTCCACCACTAGATGGCCCAGTGTTTCCCCATAGTCAGAGTACTGACCATGGGACTGGATTAGATGAAGTAGAATTGTGAGGAGGGGATGTGTTACTGCTGCAGGGATACCATTGTAGCGGTCATCCCCCGACTTAATTGAAGGTtaggaaatgtctttttcttcctttggaGTGAATATAGACattaggtgattttttttttttccccaggtcCTGTCTTACCTGACGTTCCAGCCACAGTAGTGCACCAGGTAGAGCACCTCTCCCCCCTCCACGTCTGCCTCTTTCACAGTGGCCTCGTACGTCTTCAGATTGCGGCCTCGCCCATACCTCACCTGCACCTTCATCCCTGGGGGGTAACACtcaaactcctccccctcctccccctcctgacTGCTGTCATCCCTGCAAGAAAAACAGTTCAGCACTTCCTGACCCTAGGCTGCCCCGTTGAACACCACAGACACCCCACCCACAGCCACCCCTTGCCCAACTCACTGCCTGCTGCTTGAAATCCTGTTTTCCAATGTTTCTGCTCCACCTTTGCCTGCTATGTCCCATTACAACACTAAGCCTTCATCTATTAAGAAACATAAATGTTCCACTTTTGTCCTAATCCAGTTTAAACCTACAGCAAACTGTAGGATAAACACCTGAATCATTTACAGTAGGCCAGTCAGAAATATAGTACATGAAGTGTTTCAGCAAATAAACATTCTTTCATGGCAAAAGTCAATCATCTTGCATGGGAAATGACACTACAGTTGGGCTACCTATCCCTACATTCACAAAACAGCATACTTTGGATTGTcattcacacaaatacacacacacaaactgtaggAAACAAAGCAGCCACAAGGAGGAGCTAGTGGGAAACAGTAAGGACATGTCGAAGCTGGAGGGTGTATGGGCGATGCAGGAGTGCCAGTGAGTGATTTAGGCGCAGGGGCCACAGGGGCAGGTTAGCACGGCAAAGCACAACTTGGCAGACAGCGTGGCAACTAAGCAAGACTACAGCACCGTGAGGAAGCACAGTCGCGAGGTCCAATTTGGTCTGCTGCCACAACTGAACAGTCACGACCACAGTGCTCAACACAATCCCTCCCATATCCAACTGCTCAGAGCATGTGCTTTCCGCTGACGGCTCACATTTTCAACAGGCGACAATGAAGAGGATGTGCTTTATCTGTGCAGCAGTCAAATTGGGACGAGTGAAGACACTGACCACCCAACAGAGGGGGGCGCACTAGATTTCAAACAACTGATGTTGACAACACACTGTGCAAAATCAGTTTTCATAATCAATCTCCACTGCTCATTCATAATACGgtaatgaaacacaaataagCACACAAATaggttttctctctccccctctcactctccttctgtgtcacacacaggtttgcgcagctattctttttaggACACTCCATTGTCTTCGATTCAGCCGTAACCGTAACCCATTTCTGTCAACAATAACCTTAACGACccattcaaatcttagccctaaacttgaCCACATCCTCACAAGGTTCcacttcattaggaccaggttttgctctcTATGAGGACTGGGCCTGacaaggtctgtgtttatacCAAAGAAGGTCCTCAAGAGGcaaaaaatacaagaacacacatacatgcacgcacgcacacacacagtttatgcaatgattttttttttgattggtTGTGTTCGCTTGTTTGGTGCTCAGGCATCTGatgaagtgtgtttttcatgGGCAATTTTCACTTAACTGCCCCTTAATCAAACATTAGCATTAGGTGaatcagttatttaaaaaaaatcattagcTACAGTCTTGAAGAAATTATTGTAACACATCACTTTCATCAAGATGTATG is part of the Solea senegalensis isolate Sse05_10M linkage group LG15, IFAPA_SoseM_1, whole genome shotgun sequence genome and harbors:
- the arid4b gene encoding AT-rich interactive domain-containing protein 4B isoform X3, which encodes MKTLEEPPYLTVGTDVSAKYRGAFCEAKIKTAKRLVKAKVTFKPDLSTAEVHDENIKGPLKVGAVVEVKNQDGVYQEATINKLTDASIYTVVFDDGDEKTLRRSSLCLKGARHFAESETLDRLPLTNPEHFGTPVIGKKGNRGRRSNPIQEEELSSSSSEEEESDQRQNEEMFGKVVCVDGVAAGEKKKTTWYPALVISPDCQEDVTMKKDNIFVRSFKDGKFYTVLRKDVREMNRDCPPKADAGLKAALDAAFEFQHQLLVPSTWKTEVKEESSGSEEDDEDEEDEQEEDANGGEEEEEVELFPEERENFLQQLYKFMEDRGTPINKRPVLGYKNLNLFKLYRLVHKLGGFDNIESGSVWKQVYQDLGIPVLNSAAGYNVKCAYRKYLYGFEEYCTSTAITFRMDLPLKQVPKGEVKSEGEAGGAAPTSSISEEEKAQVVGEPCSELTAVCKEEKPNASQNKTEPEPLETEEKDDGKDDNDEEDATHNGEADEGSSTAHLAADDMTQEYDDEQGSKDNSGYDEWIKADKIVRPANKNVPKIKHRKKIKNKAERERDRLERLNDREVLGPSPNSNRSPRSKCGLSQDVFSKMDEGEDKGTSVKSIEITSILNGLQASEMSTDESECEDEEGEHNEEDHPGSRGSLKKPPFELAQTSDHWENRAPPEGPKPPSVSGKHQDVVSTESTDSGKRRSQPEPEGEASTRKRKSEGAAERIPKSHSKAKMRNTRSADWLPGGSPRKIEERMGGPGGERGPSSNSSSDSEGGAPAESQAEETHRGRPKTKVSPSKKYNGMKEKCKGSRQAGFWEIPEKRAKTSGNAEERPAVRSKGQKDVWSSIQAQWPKKTLKELFSDSDTEAANSPPPPVPSCLEEPSLEQDGGAEDEASEEQMENEKLQEFPSSGSDSVLNTPPTTPESPSGGGSAVEDSGQAQPSSPPPATLPVLPSETVCDTLPPGPVQEEVAGGRSETDSSTVEVESLGGELQDLPPDEGAGSPSKVFEVTLSCNNSSSSCSLELSSSCQQESEQKSKASVSQKRQKETQTGGASKKLKPSRKSLGVPPKKNRKTANSSDSEDQSVAEGTAKSTASKINTSDVKAATSPKCHGRSPPSSHKYHKQGETDHSHHSHHRDHHHGRSPRVYKWSFQMSDLEKMSSLERISFLQEKLQDIRNHYLSLKSEVASIDRRRKRMKKKERESTVAASSSSSSSSPSSSSLTAAVMLTLADPPVSSSSSSQNSGVSLECR
- the arid4b gene encoding AT-rich interactive domain-containing protein 4B isoform X2 → MKTLEEPPYLTVGTDVSAKYRGAFCEAKIKTAKRLVKAKVTFKPDLSTAEVHDENIKGPLKVGAVVEVKNQDGVYQEATINKLTDASIYTVVFDDGDEKTLRRSSLCLKGARHFAESETLDRLPLTNPEHFGTPVIGKKGNRGRRSNPIQEEELSSSSSEEEESDQRQNEEMFGKVVCVDGVAAGEKKKTTWYPALVISPDCQEDVTMKKDNIFVRSFKDGKFYTVLRKDVREMNRDCPPKADAGLKAALDAAFEFQHQLLVPSTWKTEVKEESSGSEEDDEDEEDEQEEDANGGEEEEEVELFPEERENFLQQLYKFMEDRGTPINKRPVLGYKNLNLFKLYRLVHKLGGFDNIESGSVWKQVYQDLGIPVLNSAAGYNVKCAYRKYLYGFEEYCTSTAITFRMDLPLKQVPKGEVKSEGEAGGAAPTSSISEEEKAQVVGEPCSELTAVCKEEKPNASQNKTEPEPLETEEKDDGKDDNDEEDATHNGEADEGSSTAHLAADDMTQEYDDEQGSKDNSGDDSSQEGEEGEEFECYPPGMKVQVRYGRGRNLKTYEATVKEADVEGGEVLYLVHYCGWNVRYDEWIKADKIVRPANKNVPKIKHRKKIKNKAERERDRLERLNDREVLGPSPNSNRSPRSKCGLSQDVFSKMDEASEMSTDESECEDEEGEHNEEDHPGSRGSLKKPPFELAQTSDHWENRAPPEGPKPPSVSGKHQDVVSTESTDSGKRRSQPEPEGEASTRKRKSEGAAERIPKSHSKAKMRNTRSADWLPGGSPRKIEERMGGPGGERGPSSNSSSDSEGGAPAESQAEETHRGRPKTKVSPSKKYNGMKEKCKGSRQAGFWEIPEKRAKTSGNAEERPAVRSKGQKDVWSSIQAQWPKKTLKELFSDSDTEAANSPPPPVPSCLEEPSLEQDGGAEDEASEEQMENEKLQEFPSSGSDSVLNTPPTTPESPSGGGSAVEDSGQAQPSSPPPATLPVLPSETVCDTLPPGPVQEEVAGGRSETDSSTVEVESLGGELQDLPPDEGAGSPSKVFEVTLSCNNSSSSCSLELSSSCQQESEQKSKASVSQKRQKETQTGGASKKLKPSRKSLGVPPKKNRKTANSSDSEDQSVAEGTAKSTASKINTSDVKAATSPKCHGRSPPSSHKYHKQGETDHSHHSHHRDHHHGRSPRVYKWSFQMSDLEKMSSLERISFLQEKLQDIRNHYLSLKSEVASIDRRRKRMKKKERESTVAASSSSSSSSPSSSSLTAAVMLTLADPPVSSSSSSQNSGVSLECR
- the arid4b gene encoding AT-rich interactive domain-containing protein 4B isoform X1, yielding MKTLEEPPYLTVGTDVSAKYRGAFCEAKIKTAKRLVKAKVTFKPDLSTAEVHDENIKGPLKVGAVVEVKNQDGVYQEATINKLTDASIYTVVFDDGDEKTLRRSSLCLKGARHFAESETLDRLPLTNPEHFGTPVIGKKGNRGRRSNPIQEEELSSSSSEEEESDQRQNEEMFGKVVCVDGVAAGEKKKTTWYPALVISPDCQEDVTMKKDNIFVRSFKDGKFYTVLRKDVREMNRDCPPKADAGLKAALDAAFEFQHQLLVPSTWKTEVKEESSGSEEDDEDEEDEQEEDANGGEEEEEVELFPEERENFLQQLYKFMEDRGTPINKRPVLGYKNLNLFKLYRLVHKLGGFDNIESGSVWKQVYQDLGIPVLNSAAGYNVKCAYRKYLYGFEEYCTSTAITFRMDLPLKQVPKGEVKSEGEAGGAAPTSSISEEEKAQVVGEPCSELTAVCKEEKPNASQNKTEPEPLETEEKDDGKDDNDEEDATHNGEADEGSSTAHLAADDMTQEYDDEQGSKDNSGDDSSQEGEEGEEFECYPPGMKVQVRYGRGRNLKTYEATVKEADVEGGEVLYLVHYCGWNVRYDEWIKADKIVRPANKNVPKIKHRKKIKNKAERERDRLERLNDREVLGPSPNSNRSPRSKCGLSQDVFSKMDEGEDKGTSVKSIEITSILNGLQASEMSTDESECEDEEGEHNEEDHPGSRGSLKKPPFELAQTSDHWENRAPPEGPKPPSVSGKHQDVVSTESTDSGKRRSQPEPEGEASTRKRKSEGAAERIPKSHSKAKMRNTRSADWLPGGSPRKIEERMGGPGGERGPSSNSSSDSEGGAPAESQAEETHRGRPKTKVSPSKKYNGMKEKCKGSRQAGFWEIPEKRAKTSGNAEERPAVRSKGQKDVWSSIQAQWPKKTLKELFSDSDTEAANSPPPPVPSCLEEPSLEQDGGAEDEASEEQMENEKLQEFPSSGSDSVLNTPPTTPESPSGGGSAVEDSGQAQPSSPPPATLPVLPSETVCDTLPPGPVQEEVAGGRSETDSSTVEVESLGGELQDLPPDEGAGSPSKVFEVTLSCNNSSSSCSLELSSSCQQESEQKSKASVSQKRQKETQTGGASKKLKPSRKSLGVPPKKNRKTANSSDSEDQSVAEGTAKSTASKINTSDVKAATSPKCHGRSPPSSHKYHKQGETDHSHHSHHRDHHHGRSPRVYKWSFQMSDLEKMSSLERISFLQEKLQDIRNHYLSLKSEVASIDRRRKRMKKKERESTVAASSSSSSSSPSSSSLTAAVMLTLADPPVSSSSSSQNSGVSLECR